The DNA sequence TTCATCCTGGCTGAGCCCCAAACTGCAGGGTAAGCTTCTACCTGAAGCCTAAGGACTTGCCTTAGTCCCctccctgtctccaaaaccaccagGTCAGCACATTCCTGAAACAGTCAAGTGGGACCCCCCCACatcccccctccctgcccccacccaactCTCTTTCCCCACTCCTGCTAGGGGTATTACTCAGGTTGAGCTAGGAAGGTTGGTTGCTCTATCAGGCACACTTCTTAAATGCCTGGGAATTGTTATATTGGTGTCATGGTCAGGGGTGGTGGGGTCAGGAGGAAGCTGGTGCTAGAAATCGTTTCGGGCACCTGGGACATGGACTGGAAGTGCCTTTAGAACAGGGCTGCCATGTGGCTTCTGCTTCCGCCTTGATGCCTGCTTACCCCCACCTACCTGACTCAAACCTGCCAGGAATGCTATGCCTGGGGGCCTTCGGTCATGCTAGGTGAGCCCTTGCCCTGTCTGGCCCATGCCAGGCATGTGTGACTGGTCCTGGCTGGGGTCAGCAAGGACATACTGGCAGGAAGGAAGCACGCTACCAGGCTCCTTGGGTGCTAATAGCCAGGTGGGGACTGGGAAGGAATAGGGAGGCAGCTGATAGGTTTGGGTCACTGAGTTTCAGCAGCCCAAGGAGCAGTGACCAGCTTCAGCTGTGCTTGCCTGGACATTTGCCCTACCCCAGCCTTGCCTTGTGTGCTGTGTGGTATAGTAGAGCCTATCTGAGATGTGGAGTCATACAGACATATTCAGGTGGTACTTCACCTGTGAACCTTTCTTTCACCTGTGAGTGGGGACAGGGACTTTCTGACCTTTCTCAGAGACAAGTGGTGAGGACTGGGTGGGAGTGTGAACACAATGCTAGGGAGCGTCCCTTTCAGAGACACACCCTCAAAGAGGAGGAGATAACTGGCATGATGTGGCCCCAAGCTGATCTTTGCCCTGGTTCTTGGCCTGGCATCCTCATGGGGGCTGGGCAGTCCTGGCACTTAATCCCAGCTCATGTCTGTTCACCCTCCCCATTAGCTTTCAGTTCAGCCAGTGAAAAATCATtctgggtggggaggaggtagcTGAGCAGCCTGTCTCTTTCCCAGTCCAGCTGCTATCCTGGGGAGcatggggggctggggggggagtgCCAGCTGCCACCTGTTGGCCAAGTGCTATTCCAGGCAGCTGTCTCTGCTTCCACCAGGCCCAGAACCCTCTTTCCCAGGACAGGGCTAGGGTCTTCTGGAGTCTTAGAGAAGTGGCTCTCCTCTGGTCTCTACTTGCCAGTTTGTCTCAGCTGGGGCTGGTTAGGAACCGGTCtggtgagggaggaaggctgTCCTGGTTGAGGGGGTGGGGCCCAGTGCTTACTCTGACCTCTCCCCTTTTCAGTGAAGGAGTCTTCAAATGCCCTGAGGACCAGCTTCCTCTGGACTATGCCAAGGTGAGTCCAAACTGCCAGGCAGAAGCCCAGGCATAGGGTACAAGCTATTGCCCTTGGTGGAGGCTGGAGTTGTTAGCAGCCAGTGGGCTCAGGGCCAATGTCAACCCCAAGCCTCAGGATCGTGTGCCCCCACAAAGGTAGTCTGTTTTCTCCCACCAGGCCAGTTTGCAAACGGAGGCAGTGTTTGCCCTGCAGGGCAGGCACAATGCCCAGTCTGTGGGGGTGCATAGAGCTGCTCTGTGTCCACAAGAAGTGCTCCCTCCCCTTCCATTGGCAAGTTAGACCTGTGGCTGAGGGCCAGGACCCCTCCACCAGGGGGAAGGAAGCAGAGGGTAGGGGGACAGCCTAGGACTGAACAGGCTGATTGGCTGCCTCTTCAAAGGGAGCAAAGGTCCTGTGTAGACAGGCATGTTGAGGACCCTGGAATACAAGGGCAAAGTGGATACCACCTGCTGTGTCCTTCATCCTTGGGCACAAGGTGGCAAATAGCTCAAAAGAGGCATTTGCTCAAGGGAGGCTGTTACTGGCTCTAAGGCAGAGCCAGTCCAACTGGGGATGAGAAGAGGGTGGGAGTTGGGGACTGCAGTAGCCTCTGACTCTGGCTCGTTCCCCCATCCCTGTCTCCCAGATCTTCCCAGACCCAGAACTGGAGGTTCAGGTGTTAGGCCTGTCTATCCGCTGCATCCACAGTGAGGAGGGCTGCCGCTGGAGTGGACCACTTCGTCATCTACAGGTGAGGCTctggtgggggaggaggtggggactaCCCTTCCCTTGCAGGCACTGACTGCAGCCATTCCTACCAGGGCCACCTGAATACCTGCAGCTTCAATGTAGTCCCATGCCCCAATCGCTGCCCTTCCAAGCTGAGCCGCCGCGACTTACCTGCACACTTGCAGCACGACTGCCCCAAGCGGCGCCTCAAATGCGAGTTCTGTGGCTGTGACTTCAGTGGGGAGGCCTATGAGGTCAGTGGGTCCTGGCCGAGGGTGAGAGAAGGGTGGAGCACCTGGTAGCCCAGGCGTCCCTAACTTAGCACCTCTGGTATTTCCAGAGCCATGAGGGCATGTGCCCCCAAGAGAGTGTGTACTGTGAGAACAAGTGTGGTGCCCGCATGATGCGGCGACTGCTGGCCCAGCACGCCACCTCTGAGTGCCCCAAGCGCACCCAGCCTTGTGCCTACTGCACCAAGGAGTTTGTCTTTGACACTATCCAGGTGAGGCCCTTCATGAGCAGTGGGATATGGGGCAGGTGATAAGGAGTCAGGCTGTTGACCATTGTCTCTGGTCCCAGAGTCATCAGTACCAGTGCCCACGGCTGCCTGTGTCCTGCCCCAATCAATGTGGTGTGGGCAGTGTGGCTCGGGAAGACCTGCCGAGTCATCTGAAGGACAGCTGCAGCACTGCCTTGGTGCTGTGCCCATTCAAAGACTCCGGCTGCAAGCACAGGGTGAGCTGCCTTCTTATTCCTGTCAGCCCCTCTTTAGCTCTTGAAACCTTAGGCAGCTAGGTTTCCTGGTACAGCTGAACCTTGGTGGACCATGCTGTGGagccttccccctaccccctgctGGCCAGTTCCAGCTTCTTCCTAGCCTCCCCTGCCTTCCTTATGTGGAGCTGGGTGCCTGTTACACTTAACtgatcctctcctctcccctggaTCTTCCTCTTTTGGTaactcttctcccttccccccatggCCTGGGGCTTTGCCAACAGTGCCCTAAGCTGGCGATGGCACGGCATGTAGAGGAGAGTGTGAAACCACATCTGGCTATGATGTGCGCCCTGGTGAGCCGGCAGCGGCAGGAGCTGCAGGAGCTGCGCCGAGAGTTGGAGGAGCTGTCAGTAGGGAGTGATGGTGTGCTCATCTGGAAGATTGGCAGCTACGGGCGGCGGTTACAGGAGGCCAAGGCCAAGCCCAATCTTGAGTGCTTCAGCCCCGCCTTCTACACACATAAGTATGGTTACAAGCTGCAAGTGTCTGCGTTCCTAAATGGCAATGGTAGTGGCGAGGGCACACATCTCTCACTCTACATTCGTGTGCTGCCAGGCGCTTTTGACAATCTCCTTGAGTGGCCCTTTGCCCGCCGTGTCACCTTCTCCCTGCTGGATCAGAGCGACCCTGGGCTGGCTAAGCCACAGCATGTCACTGAAACCTTCCACCCTGATCCAAACTGGAAAAATTTCCAAAAACCAGGCACTTGGCGAGGCTCCGTGGATGAGAGTTCTCTGGGCTTTGGATACCCCAAGTTCATCTCCCACCAGGACATCCGAAAGCGAAACTACGTGCGGGATGATGCGGTCTTCATCCGTGCTTCTGTTGAACTGCCTCGGAAGATCCTCAGCTGAATGCAGAGCTGGGGGACTCAAGGGGAGTAGGGGATGGGATGTGACCTCAGTCAGGCACTGGCTGAATCTGGAGAGGGGGCCGGACCCCCTTTCGGCTACTTCTGCCTAGGTTTTGTTACCCCGTGCTCTCCCTACCACCACCCTCAGGTGCCTCCAATTGGTGCTTCAACCCTGGTCCCTAGTGGGGAGCAGGTCTTGGGGTTATCAAGGGCTGGAAACAAGTGATCCCAggcctctctctcctcctgggCAGGGCAGACATGCCTTGGTGCCGGCCACATTCTACCCCAAAGGGACTGAGGTGCCTGCCTGCTCAGGTGCTATGTCCCAAGAGCCATAGTGGGGAGTTGGGAATGGAGGggttgttgaagaaagaaatctgcCTTGAGATTAATTTCTCTTCCCTTTACCATGTCTGTGTCCCTTCCggttatttatttctttagtgcTAGGAGGGCACATAAGGGAAGCtctgatttttaataaattctgAATTGTATTTATTAACCTGGTTTCAGCCTGACTCCTGGGTTGGTTAGGACTCTGGGCCTAACTGAAGTCAAAGGACCAGTGGGTGAAGAGTACCAACTATTGCTACTCTGACCCCGGAATCCAGCTGCCCTACTGGACTGCCCTCTGGTGGGCAGTAGGGTAACTGCAGCAGGCTTTGTGTGGAAGTTGCCAGCTGCTGCCTTCTAGTGGTTAGAAGGAATAGGTGCAGGGCCTGGAAGTCTCATCAGGCTGGAGTTTCTAGTCCTATCTTAAGTAAGATTAGTGCTCTGCCTTAGGCAGGTCTTTCTAGATCAATAACTACCATTCATGGAGTGCTTTCTTGTGGCAAATGCTGATAAACACGATGTGCAGTATTTCTTGTAACAAGCCAagtgaagggctggcagagtggctccaagtggtagagtgcctgcctagcaagcctgaggccctgagttcaaacttcagtaccaccaaaacaagtcACGTGAAACAGCTTtcaccatcacaaaaaatagaCCTTAGTGAAGAGTAAATGAGACAATGCATATTCCTGACAGAATAAGTGCTTAATGAAGCTGGATGGctgtggatcatgcctgtaattctggctacctggaaggatcatggtttgaggccagtccaggcacatAGTTCtcaaaatcccatctccaaaatagccacagcaaagtggactggaggtgtggctcaagtggtagagtgcatgctttgtgtgaagctctgagttcaaaccccagtcccaccaaaaaaaaaaaaatgctcaatgaATGCTAATCTAACTGAAGCCCAGTGACTAAACTCGGTAAAAGGGGGCCTTTCAAGACATACAAGGCACTTGGGTTTTCCTGCCCATATCTCATTTGCTTTTCGCACAGGCCTTACGTGTGCCTATGATTACCCACATTTCACCAGTGAACTAGGAACAGAGAAGTGAATTATCAGTGTTTGGGGCAAGGCCTGCGTTTTTCTTCTTGGTGCTATgtatccaacccagggcctcgcacaatATGCAAGTGCTGTACTAAGCTACAGCTCTCCTTAACTCTGGCAATCCCTCTAATTTTGGTATTGGTTAGATTTTGGGCTTATTTTTGGCAAGTTACTTAGCCACAGGGGGCATCACTAACCTCACTGGTAAAAGAAATTCTGCTTACTTCCTAAGTTTTGTTGTAATAGTCACATGAATTAATCAACATAAAGTACCTTATTCTTACAAGAGGCCCAGTGTATGAGAGCAAGCTCAAGGGCTATTCTTTCCTGCCACAAAGAGGGCAAGGTGACAGGAAAGGACTGAACCCCAGGTGAAAAGCTGAAGTGGTTCCTCCACAAACTAGCTTTGTCCAGTGCTGTCTGAAAACTGGTAGGGAAAACCATTAGTTGTAGTGGAGAAAGTGCCATTGGCATGCAACAGGTGAAGCCACCCTTCTGGCATCTCTAGAAAACACTCAGCCTGGATCGAAGCTGGGCTTCCTCTGCTGCCAGGACATTGCCACAGCATGATCCCCGAGGGCACATTCACCCAGCATCCACAGCTCCTGACAGCTGTGTACTGTTTAGCTCTGTGACCCTGGGTGAGCTGCAGGTCTCATCTGAAGAGGGCTTTTTTAGGGTGGTATGAGTTGAGGCAAAACACTTCCACAAAAGGGCACCCACAAAAAGGGCATGCTGAGCACGGAAGGGTGCTTTAACTCCATCAGTTCCATTCAGGAAGTGGCCTGACTTGCTACCAAGGGTTTGATTTCACCATCCCTAAACCCCATGTTCCACAGAATCGTCTTTCCCTCCATCTTGGCTCAAACCCAAACCATGCAGAAAAGCCAAAGTaaattaaacacttttttttctccttgcagATAAAAAGTGGGAAACTTCTCTAATATTcaagagaaaattgaaattacCAAGATGGTGTGGTGGCGGTGATGGTTTGTATTTTACATGTTGCAGTTTACAGCACCTATTACCTCCGCCTATCAGGGGCCCTCAGCGGTAGGAGGGAgttttcaatttttcaattttacttcAGTTTACAAACCAGATCCCCATTTCCCTATAGCTGATGGCCCTTGGAGTGAAAGTGTGGCAGGATCCTTTGGGCCATGGAAGCAAACCATGCTTTCCCATGAAGTTCCACACTAAGCTCCTGTCTGCCCAGCCTGGGCAGAGCCCACCAGCTGGGTCCCACGCAGGGGTTGACTAAATTGTCCACGAGTGCATGCCCTACAATCAGTTGCCACAGCATCTGGTCTGGGATGATGAGGATGTGACTTCTGAGCGGGATGAATACTATAGGACCATCACCATGACCACAAAAATGAGGAAATACTCCCTTTCTAGCAAGTGAAACGTTAGAAACTAttctagggggaaaaaaatcacctcaaaCATTCACATTACATGAATAGCACAAATCAAAAggttaagtttttttctttttactggttTATAATAATCTTAAAAACCCCCTTCACACCCATAAACCACCACAGGTGAGAGGGAGAATGAATGCTACAGTATGTGGATACAGTGGGGAATCCATGTATTCCCTAGGAGAGTGGCATGGGATGGAGACAGGAAGTGTGGACAGGGAGGTCCTGGCTTGGACCCTTATTGCTGGttgggggctggcagaggggcAGGGGGACTCAGGTTGAACTAGGAAACATCTCACACCAAAGGCAAGGGCAGTTAGTTGAGGGTAGGGGAATCACAGTACATTTTCCATGCAGACTAGGGGTGGGAGTAAGAACTTCAGAAACTTGCACCCCTACACAGGAAGAAACAGGTTTGAGGTTGTTTGAAAGTCCCCAGTCTGGTGTCTGGTCCGGTTTCCTACAGTGAGCTCCCCTTTCTGGGAGAGGTATTGGGGTGGGGGAATTACAGCAAGAATATCTGATTTTGAGATCAAACGAGGTAAGGGGAGATATGGGTAATCTTTAAATTTGACTCAGGAAAGTGGAAACTGGAAAGGCAGGCCCTGGGTGAAATGGTAGCCAACACCTTGGGAGAAGGCATTGCACCAGAAATTGCAGGGGCTCAGGGACAGGGAGTACCAGTGTTCACAGATGGCAGGAAAACAGCTGGGAGTAATAAATTAGGACTTCATGTTGCTATCATTTGGCATAACACatcaggcatttttctttttttttttttttctttttaaatataaggCAACTTGCCaacacataatttaaaaactgGTCATCAGTCACATTGCTTCAGATCACTAGAGAATTTCTGGCTAAGGAACAGTGGATAGTAAACAGAACCCAAAATCTTTAAATAAAAGTATCAGCTCACATTCCCCAGAAACAAGAAGAAAGGTAAGGGCTTATTtgtttgttaaaaacaaacaaaaagagcccACTATGCATCTTTAACAGAAGGCAGGTGCAAAAATTTACAACAAAATCGTCTAAAGTTACAGAAAAGCGCTGAATTTCTAGCCAACTAATTTGTCACTTGGGAATGAGACATGTTGGGCATGGAGTGGATGGGGGATGCTCTGAGAATGGACGAGGGGCAAGAGGGGCGGTTTCCAATGTGGGCCCCTCCAGCAGTCAGGACCATGCTCATTTGGTAGAGGAAGAATTCAAAGAGCTTAaggctttgtgtttttttttttttttttcttctccttcattaAACTGAGGGGCTGCAAAAGTAGGTGACTACAAGGTGAATGTACCTGTGGGGCCACTCATACACAATGCTACTCAAACCCACACTACATTCATACAGAAACAATGACATTTAACTTACAGTGTAGAGCAATAGTCTTAGCCAGTGTAGAGAGAACAGAatgcattttaacttttttttttctttttttttggtgttctaAATTCCAAACTCCAATGTGATCATCCCTTGCCTACCTAATTCCTCAAGtaaggtagttttatttttatttttttttaagggagagTGGAGGTAGGGATGAGGACAGCAGTTAAGATAGAAGGGGATCTTGGGTATGTCAGATAGCCACTGCATTTCTCTAGGTCTGAAAGGGGGTGTCAGGAACCAAGATGCCAATACAAGAACAGAATTTTCTCCATGTCTCAAGGCTATAGCCAAATACCTGCAGGATGCCCCTGAGGTTGAGTGTGACAAGTACAGTGACTAAGGGATCaatgtaaatgcaaaacaaagCCTCTGTAATGTACAGGAACTGAGAGGAAATGAAGATTGGGTGGGTTCTGATTTGACATCTTTGGATGAATAAGGAATTAGCTTCTAGAGCACATGCAAAGTCTGGCTTCTTAGTCCCAAATAGGGAGATAGGAAGAGGCTTAGTTTAGGGGACTGGGCTCTTCCCCTCAGTCACACCTCAGTCCTAAGAGAAATAGGTGGAGGTTCAGGAAAAGATGAGACAGGGCTGGTTGAAATGGCCAATGTGGAAAAGCTGATAGGCAGGTAGGCGAGAGAAAAGTCTGTGTTTAGAATTAGGCTCTACCATAAAACCAAAAGTTGCTGGAGGGGAAGATAAAAGAACCCCTTCTGCCCCCAATTAGACCCTGCCAAGTTCCCTTTCTTAAGACATCTAAGAATGATCACATTGGAGtagtgaaactttgaaactatccAGTTACTTAAAAGTAAGACTAAACCTTGGAGGGCAATGTATGACATGTTGCTTGAGGAGGGCACCATGGTTCCCTATCTATACCCCGGGTGCTGAATATGAAGACTTCGACTATCTGTGGGATCAGGGGCTCGAGTGCCAGGGGCTCGGTGGGCCTTGCCCAGCAGAGCCAGGCTCTGTTCTCTGAAGCAGGCCTGTTGGAAATCCCCACTCAGGTAATCCACCGTTTGCATCAAGCTGTTCTGGCTTGCCACGGGACCACCCCCAGTCCCTGCTCGGTAGTGGGCCCCAGAAGCTGCCGTGCAGTCGAGGGGTGCCCCTGTGGGCTGCCCACCGTGGAATGGCATGGTGAGGTCCTGAGACCCTGAGCTGTCGCTATTGGGAGTGGGCAAAATGTTGTTCCACAGGGGTTGGAAGTAGTGACCATTGGGATAGGCCAGTGGGGCTGCCAGGCCGTTGACTGGTGGGGATGGGGTCGGCTTCTCCAGGGTTTGTTTCAGATGGAAGGACTGTGCCAGGCAGAGTTCCTGTGGGTAGGCAGGGGCCTTGCCCACAAAACCAGGCCCTGTCAACTCACGTCCTGCTGCATGCTTGCCTGTGATGCCAGGGGCTGGAGTCCCACCAGCCTCGCTGCACATCTGTTGTAGGTGGGCCAGCTGGTGCTGGTTCCAGGCGACTGGTTTGAGGTCGCTAGGGTAGCCAGCAGGGGCTCGAGAGATGCCTGTAGGCAGGTTGACAGGACCTGCAGCAGGCAATGCGGCTGTGGCCGCATGGGTGTGCTCCATAGGATTGACCACACATGAAGGCATTGGTGTGGGGACACTGTGGGTCGACACCCGGGTGCTTGCATTGATGAGCAGACTGCGACTAATGGGGCTGGGGTTGGCGATCTGGCCCTC is a window from the Castor canadensis chromosome 11, mCasCan1.hap1v2, whole genome shotgun sequence genome containing:
- the Traf4 gene encoding TNF receptor-associated factor 4, which gives rise to MPGFDYKFLEKPKRRLLCPLCGKPMREPVQVSTCGHRFCDTCLQEFLSEGVFKCPEDQLPLDYAKIFPDPELEVQVLGLSIRCIHSEEGCRWSGPLRHLQGHLNTCSFNVVPCPNRCPSKLSRRDLPAHLQHDCPKRRLKCEFCGCDFSGEAYESHEGMCPQESVYCENKCGARMMRRLLAQHATSECPKRTQPCAYCTKEFVFDTIQSHQYQCPRLPVSCPNQCGVGSVAREDLPSHLKDSCSTALVLCPFKDSGCKHRCPKLAMARHVEESVKPHLAMMCALVSRQRQELQELRRELEELSVGSDGVLIWKIGSYGRRLQEAKAKPNLECFSPAFYTHKYGYKLQVSAFLNGNGSGEGTHLSLYIRVLPGAFDNLLEWPFARRVTFSLLDQSDPGLAKPQHVTETFHPDPNWKNFQKPGTWRGSVDESSLGFGYPKFISHQDIRKRNYVRDDAVFIRASVELPRKILS
- the Fam222b gene encoding protein FAM222B isoform X2, encoding MNPPVAPYATVAPSTLAHPQAQALARQQALQHAQTLAHVPPQTLQHPQGIPPPQALSHPQSLQQPQGLGHPQPMAQTQGLVHPQTLAHQGLQHPPNPLLHGGRKLPDSDAPPNVTVSTSTIPLSMAATLQHSQPPDLSSIVHQINQFCQTRAGISTTSVCEGQIANPSPISRSLLINASTRVSTHSVPTPMPSCVVNPMEHTHAATAALPAAGPVNLPTGISRAPAGYPSDLKPVAWNQHQLAHLQQMCSEAGGTPAPGITGKHAAGRELTGPGFVGKAPAYPQELCLAQSFHLKQTLEKPTPSPPVNGLAAPLAYPNGHYFQPLWNNILPTPNSDSSGSQDLTMPFHGGQPTGAPLDCTAASGAHYRAGTGGGPVASQNSLMQTVDYLSGDFQQACFREQSLALLGKAHRAPGTRAPDPTDSRSLHIQHPGYR